The Argiope bruennichi chromosome 9, qqArgBrue1.1, whole genome shotgun sequence genome contains a region encoding:
- the LOC129984437 gene encoding dystrotelin-like isoform X2: MLFAGGASGVWENGVNNTHAAVYTSVSDFDQDHAPKISKIIESLRDYDIFRYSAYRTAFKLRTIQKASKLHMIELSMIHSLLKDYECNSNSLEETITLAKVENLLCALYTEASKKIGITGEPNTMALLFLAFLQNTFSENDKALLFIQVKVALTLFSSAKLAEKYKYFFHYCSDGSTISKQNLQVLLNSLSKIAEIVGEQVTFGSHLVPAAVKNLLKFSKGKITLKKFQKWLLLEPQTLVWISTLHRISSSETTQHFVSCDYCRINPVVGLRYRCLQCINYNLCQNCFLRGHLNKRHKERHQVQEFVHPASTWEETKATVNALKNKLPFAQCSTKPYLSFDEESIFESMREASKDSFKNSLINLTLKKNTAAYIVKELSSIINKLEDDKEKVLAFNDKENECDNGQKNQKVLPNGESLHNFKSNLDLQLARLKDLLKDLQTPGSSQRETVNIISPVAHFPFNKMDHYYESTPLNSAIELNRMQPSLPVSCFSANEALEKQRNQSTSLDFTNVLSSFKSQELTDTTHFSTSVISKPFEGQSESVSIELSEFLNFSSPSNLSEKLERLDISKLSPIYFNSSSGFDESKSKSSAGYNLSVTPVRGSASIPSMIKTCSSTFTLNKDQSLEAMELELQTMLQQIESLLPHVSGLSNGSLEKEKVRNALSDMETAVKKLSHLSLTISTGSTDL; this comes from the exons ATGTTGT TCGCAGGTGGAGCTTCCGGTGTGTGGGAGAATGGAGTCAATAATACTCATGCAGCTGTTTATACCAG tgtttcagATTTTGATCAAGATCATGCCCCTAAGATTTCAAAAATCATCGAATCCCTGAGGGACTATGATATTTTCAGATATTCTGCATACCGGACAGCTTTTAAACTCCGGACAATTCAGAAAGCTTCAAAAT TACACATGATTGAACTGTCTATGATTCATTCTTTGTTAAAAGATTATGAATGCAACAGTAATTCTTTAGAGGAAACTATTACTCTGGCTAAAGTTGAAAATCTTTTGTGTGCATTGTATACTGAAGCTAGCAAGAAAATTGGTATTACAGGAGAACCAAATACAATGGCTCTATTATTTcttgcttttcttcaaaatactttttctga aaatgataaagCCTTGCTATTTATTCAAGTGAAGGTTGCTCTTACTTTGTTTTCATCTGCCAAACTTGCAGAAAAATACAAAT atttttttcattattgttctgATGGATCTACAATTAGTAAACAAAATCTCCAGGTGCTACTGAATTCTTTATCTAAG atAGCTGAAATTGTTGGAGAACAAGTGACTTTTGGATCTCATCTAGTACCAGCTGctgttaaaaatttacttaaattt AGTAAAGGTAAGATTACTTTAAAGAAGTTTCAGAAATGGCTTTTATTGGAACCACAAACTTTGGTATGGATTTCAACACTCCATAGAATTTCTTCATCCGAAACAA cacAACATTTTGTTTCTTGCGATTACTGCCGAATAAATCCTGTGGTTGGTCTAAg atacagATGTTTGCAATGCATTAATTACAATCTTTGCCAGAATTGTTTCCTTCGTGGTCATCTTAATAAAAGACATAAAGAAAGACATCAAGTGCAAGAATTTGTCCATCCC GCTTCTACTTGGGAAGAAACAAAAGCTACTGTCAATGCACTTAAGAATAAGTTGCCATTTGCCCAGTGCTCCACTAAGCCATATTTAAGTTTTGATGAAGAGAGTATATTTGAAAG cATGAGAGAAGCAAGCAAAGATTCATTCAagaattctttgataaatttaaCTCTGAAAAAGAACACAGCAGCTTATATTGTTAAG GAGTTATCAAGCATTATTAACAAATTAGAAGATGATAAAGA AAAAGTCTTGGCATTTAATGATAAGGAAAATGAGTGTGATAATGGCCAAAAGAATCAAAAAGTTTTACCAAATGGAGAATCACTTCACAATTTCAAGTCAAATCTAGATTTGCAGTTAGCAAGATTGAAAGACCTTCTTAAG GACTTGCAAACCCCTGGAAGTTCTCAAAGAGAAACTGTAAACATTATTTCTCCTGTAGCCCATTTTCCATTCAACAAAATGGATCACTACTATGAAAGCACTCCTTTGAATTCGGCCATTGAGTTAAATAGAATGCAGCCTTCACTTCCAGTATCATGTTTTAGTGCCAATGAAGCACTGGAGAAGCAACGGAATCAATCTACTTCGTTAGATTTCACCAATGTTTTGAGTAGCTTCAAATCTCAAGAATTAACTGACACTACACATTTTAGCACTTCTGTTATCAGCAAGCCATTTGAGGGACAATCAGAAAGTGTTTCAATTGAACTCagtgaatttcttaatttttctagtCCTTCAAACCTTTCAGAAAAGCTAGAAAGGCTTGATATAAGTAAACTGAGccccatttattttaattctagtaGTGGATTTGATGAATCTAAAAGCAAAAGTTCAGCTGGATACAATTTGTCTGTTACACCAGTGCGGGGTTCAGCATCTATTCCTTCTATGATAAAGACATGTTCTtcaacatttactttaaataaagacCAAAGCTTAGAAGCCATGGAATTGGAATTGCAGACCATGCTTCAACAAATTGAAAGCTTACTTCCACACGTTTCAG GTTTATCCAATGGCTctttagagaaagaaaaagttaGAAATGCTTTATCTGATATGGAAACGGCTGTCAAGAAATTATCCCATCTTTCACTTACAATATCTACTGGCAGTACTGACCTGTAA
- the LOC129984437 gene encoding dystrotelin-like isoform X1: MISCFKVAGGASGVWENGVNNTHAAVYTSVSDFDQDHAPKISKIIESLRDYDIFRYSAYRTAFKLRTIQKASKLHMIELSMIHSLLKDYECNSNSLEETITLAKVENLLCALYTEASKKIGITGEPNTMALLFLAFLQNTFSENDKALLFIQVKVALTLFSSAKLAEKYKYFFHYCSDGSTISKQNLQVLLNSLSKIAEIVGEQVTFGSHLVPAAVKNLLKFSKGKITLKKFQKWLLLEPQTLVWISTLHRISSSETTQHFVSCDYCRINPVVGLRYRCLQCINYNLCQNCFLRGHLNKRHKERHQVQEFVHPASTWEETKATVNALKNKLPFAQCSTKPYLSFDEESIFESMREASKDSFKNSLINLTLKKNTAAYIVKELSSIINKLEDDKEKVLAFNDKENECDNGQKNQKVLPNGESLHNFKSNLDLQLARLKDLLKDLQTPGSSQRETVNIISPVAHFPFNKMDHYYESTPLNSAIELNRMQPSLPVSCFSANEALEKQRNQSTSLDFTNVLSSFKSQELTDTTHFSTSVISKPFEGQSESVSIELSEFLNFSSPSNLSEKLERLDISKLSPIYFNSSSGFDESKSKSSAGYNLSVTPVRGSASIPSMIKTCSSTFTLNKDQSLEAMELELQTMLQQIESLLPHVSGLSNGSLEKEKVRNALSDMETAVKKLSHLSLTISTGSTDL; this comes from the exons atgatATCATGTTTCAAAG TCGCAGGTGGAGCTTCCGGTGTGTGGGAGAATGGAGTCAATAATACTCATGCAGCTGTTTATACCAG tgtttcagATTTTGATCAAGATCATGCCCCTAAGATTTCAAAAATCATCGAATCCCTGAGGGACTATGATATTTTCAGATATTCTGCATACCGGACAGCTTTTAAACTCCGGACAATTCAGAAAGCTTCAAAAT TACACATGATTGAACTGTCTATGATTCATTCTTTGTTAAAAGATTATGAATGCAACAGTAATTCTTTAGAGGAAACTATTACTCTGGCTAAAGTTGAAAATCTTTTGTGTGCATTGTATACTGAAGCTAGCAAGAAAATTGGTATTACAGGAGAACCAAATACAATGGCTCTATTATTTcttgcttttcttcaaaatactttttctga aaatgataaagCCTTGCTATTTATTCAAGTGAAGGTTGCTCTTACTTTGTTTTCATCTGCCAAACTTGCAGAAAAATACAAAT atttttttcattattgttctgATGGATCTACAATTAGTAAACAAAATCTCCAGGTGCTACTGAATTCTTTATCTAAG atAGCTGAAATTGTTGGAGAACAAGTGACTTTTGGATCTCATCTAGTACCAGCTGctgttaaaaatttacttaaattt AGTAAAGGTAAGATTACTTTAAAGAAGTTTCAGAAATGGCTTTTATTGGAACCACAAACTTTGGTATGGATTTCAACACTCCATAGAATTTCTTCATCCGAAACAA cacAACATTTTGTTTCTTGCGATTACTGCCGAATAAATCCTGTGGTTGGTCTAAg atacagATGTTTGCAATGCATTAATTACAATCTTTGCCAGAATTGTTTCCTTCGTGGTCATCTTAATAAAAGACATAAAGAAAGACATCAAGTGCAAGAATTTGTCCATCCC GCTTCTACTTGGGAAGAAACAAAAGCTACTGTCAATGCACTTAAGAATAAGTTGCCATTTGCCCAGTGCTCCACTAAGCCATATTTAAGTTTTGATGAAGAGAGTATATTTGAAAG cATGAGAGAAGCAAGCAAAGATTCATTCAagaattctttgataaatttaaCTCTGAAAAAGAACACAGCAGCTTATATTGTTAAG GAGTTATCAAGCATTATTAACAAATTAGAAGATGATAAAGA AAAAGTCTTGGCATTTAATGATAAGGAAAATGAGTGTGATAATGGCCAAAAGAATCAAAAAGTTTTACCAAATGGAGAATCACTTCACAATTTCAAGTCAAATCTAGATTTGCAGTTAGCAAGATTGAAAGACCTTCTTAAG GACTTGCAAACCCCTGGAAGTTCTCAAAGAGAAACTGTAAACATTATTTCTCCTGTAGCCCATTTTCCATTCAACAAAATGGATCACTACTATGAAAGCACTCCTTTGAATTCGGCCATTGAGTTAAATAGAATGCAGCCTTCACTTCCAGTATCATGTTTTAGTGCCAATGAAGCACTGGAGAAGCAACGGAATCAATCTACTTCGTTAGATTTCACCAATGTTTTGAGTAGCTTCAAATCTCAAGAATTAACTGACACTACACATTTTAGCACTTCTGTTATCAGCAAGCCATTTGAGGGACAATCAGAAAGTGTTTCAATTGAACTCagtgaatttcttaatttttctagtCCTTCAAACCTTTCAGAAAAGCTAGAAAGGCTTGATATAAGTAAACTGAGccccatttattttaattctagtaGTGGATTTGATGAATCTAAAAGCAAAAGTTCAGCTGGATACAATTTGTCTGTTACACCAGTGCGGGGTTCAGCATCTATTCCTTCTATGATAAAGACATGTTCTtcaacatttactttaaataaagacCAAAGCTTAGAAGCCATGGAATTGGAATTGCAGACCATGCTTCAACAAATTGAAAGCTTACTTCCACACGTTTCAG GTTTATCCAATGGCTctttagagaaagaaaaagttaGAAATGCTTTATCTGATATGGAAACGGCTGTCAAGAAATTATCCCATCTTTCACTTACAATATCTACTGGCAGTACTGACCTGTAA